In Chroicocephalus ridibundus chromosome 2, bChrRid1.1, whole genome shotgun sequence, the DNA window cccaTCACAGTGGGCTGCTGGGCAAGAGCATATGGAGGTGACAGGAGCAGGCTGGGTTCCACTGGAGGTGCCAGCACGCTCAGAAAGCATTTTGCACTCAGTTGCCTTCTGCTGAAATAGCCTGGCATTTTTGTTAGAAGACATTTTTGCAAGTCTTGGAAAGAGTTTTGCACAGCCGTGCCTAAGAGAGCAGGCGGGAGCGCTTTTCACAAGCGGCGGAGCTCGGGGTAGGTTGGAGTTTTAACCCCCTGACAGTGAAAGGAAAGAGCGAGCGAGAGATTGAAACCTTCAAATCCCACATTCAAAATGCTCCttggcagcagccctggcctgCCGAGGGATGGCACATGGCACACGGGGACGGCACCACAGGGTCCGTgatggcagctgctgccaggtCCAGGGTCCCACCTGGCCCCAGCTCCGGGCAGCGGTTTACACTCGCTCCCAGGCACCCATCACCTCCTCCGCAGGGGGGGAGACAGAGCGCTGCTTGGGCGACTTGTCCCTGCTTAATCCACTTAGAAAgctcccctctgctttcccccATGCTGCTCCAGCCTCTCTGCCTGTGATGTTTTGGCAACAGCGAAGGCATCATCAAAAAGCCCAGTGGAAGCCATGGAAAGGCTCCCAGTGACTTCACACAGCTCTGAGCAGTGCCTCTCACCAATTCTTTAACCCTTCCCAGGGTCTCTGGAGGCTGTTCAACCTGTCCAAGCCTCCAGTTTTCAAAGTTGCTGCAGTAGTGGGGTGGTGAAGGCACCGTGGACTAGTAAAGGTCCATGCTGAGACCATTACTTGATGACTGTTGCCTTTCTCAAGCAGTTGGGGATTGTTTCAGGAGACAtctcctccccctcttttctACTCCCCATGATCCCGTCTCCTTCTCCAGGACATCCTACAAGGGGGTGGGAACACCTTTTGGAGAGCCAAGCACCCACACACAGTCTCACATGGCCCACCCTGAGGGGGTGAGGTACATCCATCGCCGCTGGGATTTGCAAGGCAGGCGCTCCGTGCCGGCCAGAGTTCGGTTCAGCGCGGTGAGTCCTCGAACACCGTCAGGTTGTGCTCCTGGATGTACCTCAGCAGGACGTGTGCCCTCCTGTCGATGGTCCGAAGCAGGGGTTTCAGGCCCTCGGCGCCGCCCTGGCTCTCCCAGAGGTCCCGGTCCATGCGCAGAGACTCCAGCATCAGGCTCTGCAACCTGCCCGACCGCAGCgtggccaccgccgccgccgggaaGCTGCAGCggaggagcagaggagagagggagggaaggggttaCCCAGGGAAggctgagcagggaggaggggagcagcagggcagccgAGCAAAGGCCACCCCGGTTCTTCAAGAAGAAATGCACGTCCACCCAGAGGAACAGGGGATGAGGAGCCTCCTGCTTAAAACTCTGCTCACAGCGAGCATGCAGGACAGCTCCATCAGAAACGGATCCAAACGAGCTTCAAATCAAGAGACCGATAATGTGCCAAACGCTTGATGGGCAATGATGCAAGAAATGTTGAAATGCAGCTGCCAGTTAGAGAGGGGAAAATAGGCTTTGGAGATGGCCATGAACCACCCAGAGCAGGATGAAGAGCCAGTTTCAGGGCAAGGGCACATGTGATGGGTTTGTGAGCCCACGCACCTGTCCTGTGCTGGGTAAGAGGTGGCCTCGCTTCACAGGGGTCCCCAactggggagggcaggagtgGCACAAGGGTGTGCAGATAGGACTGCTGTCCATCCCATGAGTGCAAGCTCAGCCCTCACCCAGGAACATCCCCAGGAAGGTGCACATCCCCTTCCTACCTGTCTATGCCTTGCAGGAGCCTGAAGTTGAGCTTCTCCTCGGGGTGTTGTGGCCTGCCTGCGTTGTCGATGAACACCAGGTGGGACGGTGAGCTCCTTCGGACCTGTCAGCAGGATGGGAAGGAGAAGTTCACTTACTGTGGGGAGTCACCAGTTTGGCGGTTTAGgctgtttttttaatgcattgagAAATTCTGAGAGCATCTGGGGCCTAGCAGCTGCCAAAACCCAGGTTCTTTCAGGCTGAGGAGCACCTCCCACCACAGATCCAGCATCATCATGGTACCTACTTCCCTCTTGCAAGGTCTCCCCAGGCACCTTCATCTTAACCCCAAAGCAgccagcccctgggcagcaggggGACATACCAGGATGTGAACGAGGACGAGCTCCGCCGGGTTTCGGCACTTCTCATGGAGCCTCTCCTCCACACAGGGCTCAGAGGGATCAGGCTGAAACCCACAGCAGTAACGGTCCAGGCGGTCATGAACCTGTGGGAGACATTTGGGGACCTCAGCAGGGTCAGGCACCAGGGACGGGGTGGTCCGGTTGCGAACTTTTCTTGCTCAGTGGAAAACAACAAGTTTCTAAGGATCCTCAGTAGACATGAAATGGAAAAGCTGCATACACCAATGAGTGAGAGAGAGGCAGGGAACTTCCAAAAGCTGAGATGACTTGCAAAACCCCCTTGGcttggagaagagactgacaaagGTGATGGTGACAGGCTTTCTGTGCCTGGTACCTCCACACCCTGTAGCTGAACAGAGCAAACAGGTCGTGCTTCCAGCTgaaaacaagggaaaatgtgCAAAGTGatgaatgtaaaataaataaaaaaaaaaccaaaacaaaacacaaaagcaccCAAGGAAACCTAGGTTTTGAAACAtcagaaagagattattttttttcttttcttgggcTGAGTCTTGGTGCGCTGGATGATGGTTTCATCTGGCTCCCAGCTCATATACGCCCTTTCATCCATCCCTACTGGCAACCTGAGCAGCTCTCAATGGGAAGAAGATGAATGGAAAAAGATTGGCAAGGGAAAAAGCAATCTGTGCATTATACAGAGCATGCCTGACATTTAAGTTAGGCCATGGTGACTAGTTTTAACTAGATTTGTGTTTAATTATTTGCAGGCACTGCTAAGGCTCTGCGTTGTCAAGGCTGTCAagctcccccctcccttcccaccccaaatcCCTGCAGAAAACCCTTGGTGCTCCTTGGCAGCTTCCAGTGTTTCACCCACACCCTCAGAGCAACGAGGgacttttaaaagataaaaatcacagatcttttaaaagataaaaattcacAAAGCTTCCTCAGCTTTGTCAGAAGCCAGAGCATCCTCTGCGGTGGCCTGTGGGGCAGATGGGACCTCGCTGGTTGTCAACAGCCCTCCCCAAGGCTGTGCAGGGGGGGGCTGCCACACTGCCTCCAGTTCTGCAGGCCCATTTACAAcattacagcagaaaaaaacctcatatatatatatatacacacatatattaaaatctcctttaaatatatatataaatatatataaaataaatatatttttcgaCACGTGAATTGCATGTGATGAAGATATCTGACTTGCTTGCTTGCTTGGAGTTGCTGGTGCTGACCCAGGAGTCAGGGTTCAGGGTGCAgagaggctgctggagctgccgggagggctggagcaggtcTCAGGTAAACCCAGGGAGACCTACAGGACTGGCTGGAAACCAAGTGACCCACGGAAGCTGCCTATTCAACGACAGCCCGATTAGGAAAATTTATCAATTATAGGCTGTGCCTCAAGAGGGAGTTCAGTCTGAACTCAAACACTAACCAAGCGCTGGAGAAGATGTTGCAAGAAACACAAAGTTTGGTTTCCATGGCCATTATATTAAAAACCCTTTGAGAAGCAAGATTAGTCCCACAGCGGAGCTCCTTAACAAATCCCTCTCTTTCCTGATGTTTAATGAAGGATTCAGTTCAGCAGTTCTCCACCGGGACACTCACCAGTTAAACGTGATAAAGTGTCTTTTGACACAAAATgtgttgaaatgaaagaaaacatcccATTTCCTCCATGCACTTCCTTGGTCTACCTGCTGGAAAACTCACCACACCAGTTTCCCTCACCTGCTGCATTATTTTCCAGGCTGCACAGAAGGTGAAGACAACCTGAGATGACTTACAGAGACATTAAATGCGCTCAAGGCCTCCATTCATGCAAGCACCTAAGAAACTGAGGGGTATCGATGCTGGACCTACAGAGGTTAGAGGTGGAGTATGGACCTGGTGTCCAGGTGGAGCCCCAGAAGGTGGACCAGCCAGTTGTGGAGATGCTGAGAGCGCCCCTGACATGTTGATGAACCCTCCCTCCCCCTGGCCCTCTCTGGGTCATTTATATTAATTTCTCCTCACCAGAGCATAAATGGCTGTAATGAACAGGACACTGGGTCTTACTGCTGGAACACAAGTATGCGAATCACACCTTCTCCCATCCAAGTTGAAGCCCCATGAGAAGCTCCCCTTCAGCCCCTCTTTGGTCCCACACAAAGCTCGGCCACCCCAGAGTGTGCCCTTGGGTCCGACACGGCTTTCCAGACACGACTCATCCTGGGATGGCTTCCCCCAGGGAAAAATGCCTTACTCTCCCCCCTGGCTGGGAAGGGGGTGGTGTAGTGTAGGGACGCAGCTTCAGGGCTTTGGAGTTGATGTATTTTTGGCCCTTTATAAAGCATAGGACAAAGccatcagcagctgctgcctttccacCAGGCTCGACGTTTTGCCCCCGGTAAAGCTTTGCACCTAGAGGGATCTTCCTTTATGGCAAACACCCAGAGAAATCAATACAGAAGCAGCCCAATTTTAAAGCTAATTGAAGAAAGCAACCAAGATTTCAATGCCAGCGTACAGCAGGGCTCAAAGCTCacagcttccccttccccagcaaggGCTGTGAGAGGCTGAAGCCATTTCTGAAGGATGCTATTTCACTTCTATAACATCCTGCTGACTTGGTGCCTTCTTTACCTTTACTTGGCTTTTCCGCATGGGAGGATCCCATTGGAGTCATTCAGGAAAACCTGTGGAGTGCCCTTGGATTTATCATTGCGCTGCTTTGGCCCTCTGAGGGAAAGTCTGCTTAAAACTAGATACATTCTCCTGGAGACTCAACCTTTCCATTGCACTCGACTGCCTTttggcctggggaaggggagggggttGGTTAATTTTCGcatttctctggctgtttcaaGCTAAAATATTTCCAAGCCCAGCCAAGGCTGCTCCGCCTCTGCCAGCCGTAGTCTGAGGTTATAAAGATTAATGGTCAGGCTttgccaaaaaaagagagagaataatgAGAACACATATTTTaatagtctcctttttttttcccccctttctttgcttctttctttttttattttaatacttgcCCTTTCAGGCTGTTTCCCGTTGTCTGATAACCAAAGCTCCAGCCCCAAGGTGCCTAGACAGGCTTTTTTCCATAGAAAACACTTTTGCCTCCTCACAGCTGCTCTCTAAAAAATGATAACTCTCTGGGACACTGTCGTAATCCCTCGTAGCAGCAGGGTAGGatcccgaggaggaggaggaacgcaGTGCTGTAGGAAGGGGCAGGGCTCCTGATTTCCAGAATCAGCAGCACATCCCTGGAGTTGGATCTGATGGGGCTGATGCAGAACACGCTGCTTGTCCCTACGGATGCCCCATCTCGAGCGGCTGCCGGCATCTGTGCAAAGCGGAGCCGACAGAGCCGTGCCTGGGGGAAGCTCGCCCACCTGAGAGCGGACTCGCCACATCCGAAATCTGCCTGCATTTCCCTGCAAGTCCCAAGAACAGACTGTGCTTGGGCCAAACCACTTCTGCACAAAGCTCCCCTGCTCCCCGCTAGCTAATGAGGGAAAATACATCCCAATTACCCGCAGCCTATGCAAccctgaagaggaggaagaggccaAGGTCAGACAAGGAAGGCACAGGAGGACCAGGGTGGCACAGCTGGTGGGACAAGTGGTCTCCATCACCCCAGCCCTACCTGGAGGAGAAAGTCAAAGAGGGCCAGACGGCTCCACTCGCCACGtgggatgctggagcagggaccgTCCCCAGCTGCCAGCGTCGGTCTGTGGGGCCGCAGCATCTCCTGGTATTGCAGCCACCCTAGGGCACAGGAGTTCTGGTCGTTGTTAGCATCCTCCAGGTGCTGGAGGTCGGGTGCCCACCAGATGATGGGTCGCAGGGAGCCGTCCGTGTAGCTGTAGGGCAGGAGATGGCTGGTGAAGCGCCGGGCCACGGCGGGCAGGCTGCGGTTCAgtcccagcaccctgtccaggtGGAAGGCCAGCACCTCGTAGAGGTCCCCGGGGCGCTTGATGAGCCCACAGCGCCCATCCCGGCAGTCCTCCTCTGGGCTGGCTCGCGAGGCGTCCCCCTCGGCATCCcccacagcccgcagccccactcgCAGGACTTGTCCGTGGGCCGGGATGCGGGTTTTGGAGACAACCTGCCCGCTAGCCAGCAGCTGCATCTTCTGGATGTCATCGCTGGACAGCCATGGGGGAgcatcccctgccacccctcGTCGCCGCCTCCTGCCCTGGACCAGTTGCTGGTCCCTCTGCAAGCAtgcagggggtgcagggggcctTTTGCCAGGGGCTCGTCCCCCAGACAGGGGGACAGCTGCCTCCTGccgggggactgggggggacgatgctggtggcaggtgggggGACCGATCCGGCGATGGGGGCAGGCGGGCCAGGGCCAGCAAGGCCAGGGCCAGCAACACCCCAAGGGCTGCCGGGACGGGGGTCTTCAGTCTCGTCCTTCGCCACGGTCGCTGGGCCTgcggggagagaaagggagagcattactgggggtccccatggggtgCTATGGCTGGGGATCCCCCAGACCCGTGTGcccacctccccaggcagagctctcaATAACCTTAAAGAGATTTCCTTTGGAGGAGCAGCCCCACATCTGCTTGTGTGATCCCTGGGAAAGGTGTTCCCCAAGCGCTCGCTGCCTCCGCAGCCCTGTAGCAGGAGAGTTACCGCTGGTGGCACGGTTTGTGCCAGAAATTAGCCACAGTCCCTTCAGAAGCAGGTCAGAGCAAGGGCTGACCCACCATCAATGTGGCCACATCCGCAGCACTGGTGTACAGGATCACCTTATGGGAGATGAATTCTTCATgctcaaatattttgctttaaagactcaagaaataaataaaaaaataaagaactagaACAAAGCAGAGCAAATTCCTGGCTGGAGGCAAATGCTTTCCATTTCCTAAGAGGTTTTTGTCTTCAAACCTTACTCTGGACATTCTCAGTGGCTCCTAGCCTGGTTGCACGCCCAACCCATAACCCGGATCCCCGTGCCCTTGTTCAGAGGGCATCTCAATGTGTGCTGAGACACAGCCTTTGGAGCTCTGCCCACCACTGCATCCGGCAAAAGCAAGGCAGCTCCAAGTGTCTGTCGGGGGCTGTGGCAGCCTGTATTTAATAAGGATGCAAACTGCTGTATCTGAAGCCTAAAATATTCTGACTCCCAGCACTAAGAAACTGCCTTTAGATGGGTAATACCAAGTTTTCATGTATATATCTTTGTACagacatgtgatttttttcctccttttagtcATACTTTCTACTCTGAAGGGACTTATAAAAATTATATAGGCTGGAAAGGCAGTTACGAGCAAATACTGTGCAAGTCTCCCCATATTGCCAAGCCAACGTATCTCCGCTTTGGCCCAACGCAATCCCACGCGTAcggtgccagctc includes these proteins:
- the GASK1A gene encoding Golgi-associated kinase 1A; the protein is MPLHRAWLQLPKPLVRSNTWKRVCRGILSQQAQRPWRRTRLKTPVPAALGVLLALALLALARLPPSPDRSPHLPPASSPPVPRQEAAVPLSGGRAPGKRPPAPPACLQRDQQLVQGRRRRRGVAGDAPPWLSSDDIQKMQLLASGQVVSKTRIPAHGQVLRVGLRAVGDAEGDASRASPEEDCRDGRCGLIKRPGDLYEVLAFHLDRVLGLNRSLPAVARRFTSHLLPYSYTDGSLRPIIWWAPDLQHLEDANNDQNSCALGWLQYQEMLRPHRPTLAAGDGPCSSIPRGEWSRLALFDFLLQVHDRLDRYCCGFQPDPSEPCVEERLHEKCRNPAELVLVHILVRRSSPSHLVFIDNAGRPQHPEEKLNFRLLQGIDSFPAAAVATLRSGRLQSLMLESLRMDRDLWESQGGAEGLKPLLRTIDRRAHVLLRYIQEHNLTVFEDSPR